In the genome of Mycobacterium kansasii ATCC 12478, one region contains:
- a CDS encoding response regulator transcription factor, producing the protein MSDHSRPDRVAGRSAAGRIGRFGVGAPRVLVVEDSETIREMVGEALADVGYHTETRCDGEGLEELLEGLRPDLVVLDVMLPGRDGFDLINVIQAWGDISIVLITARDGLPDRLRGLDGGADDYVVKPFELAELVSRVGAVLRRRGRLPRVVQVGDLILDVDGGVAARDGHQLELTATELRLLDFLVQQRGRIVSARQILNAVWGYDAYDTNLVQVHVSSLRRKLEAHGPRILHTVRGLGYRLRS; encoded by the coding sequence ATGAGCGATCATTCGCGCCCGGACCGCGTCGCTGGTCGTTCGGCGGCGGGGCGCATCGGTCGATTCGGTGTCGGCGCACCGCGAGTGCTGGTGGTCGAGGACTCCGAGACCATCCGGGAAATGGTCGGCGAGGCGTTGGCCGACGTCGGTTACCACACCGAAACCCGTTGTGACGGTGAAGGTTTAGAAGAGCTCCTGGAGGGCCTGCGGCCGGATCTGGTGGTGCTCGACGTGATGTTGCCGGGTCGCGACGGCTTCGACCTCATCAACGTCATCCAGGCGTGGGGCGACATCAGCATCGTGTTGATCACCGCCCGCGACGGCCTGCCCGACCGGTTGCGCGGTCTTGACGGCGGCGCCGACGACTATGTGGTCAAACCTTTCGAACTCGCCGAACTGGTGTCACGGGTGGGAGCGGTGCTGCGGCGGCGAGGCCGATTACCGCGCGTGGTCCAGGTCGGCGATCTGATACTCGACGTCGACGGGGGAGTCGCGGCACGCGATGGCCACCAGCTGGAACTGACCGCCACGGAGCTTCGGCTGCTCGACTTTCTCGTGCAGCAACGCGGCCGGATTGTCAGCGCCCGTCAGATCCTCAATGCCGTGTGGGGCTACGACGCGTACGACACCAATCTGGTGCAGGTCCATGTCAGCAGTTTGCGGCGAAAACTCGAGGCCCATGGTCCGCGGATACTGCACACGGTTCGCGGCCTCGGATACCGACTGCGATCATGA